From the genome of Cedecea lapagei, one region includes:
- the malM gene encoding maltose operon protein MalM: MKKHLLALCLLPVLGLSSVPASFAANTAINPQNVSTAPSIPADKLQSLPWIPLMPPVSQDVVLTASSASLNVGELSGSVAAFVLPADQGSLEITLSSLVKDLSVYAPNVLILDGQMQPSAFFPSSYFQYQKPGMTSGNRLENVMKLTPMMGQKQIYMLVYTTKRDLAETTRMINPAKLYAEGANNAIPDVADPVARHSGQGTLAVQVKTEQNSGNIMIGKIFGGSDAKPVVVGNVAPPTAYSAPAAAPAPAAAPAPAPAPAAKSEPMLNDTESYFNHAIKQAVDKGDIDKALKLLNEAERLGSTSARKTFISSVKGKG; this comes from the coding sequence ATGAAAAAACACCTTCTTGCGCTTTGCCTGCTTCCCGTACTGGGCTTATCTTCCGTGCCGGCCTCTTTTGCCGCCAACACGGCGATTAACCCACAAAACGTCTCTACCGCACCGTCTATTCCTGCGGACAAATTGCAAAGTTTGCCGTGGATACCGCTGATGCCGCCCGTCAGTCAGGACGTTGTGCTGACGGCCTCTTCGGCCAGCCTTAACGTGGGCGAACTTTCCGGTAGCGTGGCGGCGTTCGTGCTGCCAGCCGATCAGGGCTCACTGGAGATCACGCTCTCCAGCCTGGTGAAAGATTTAAGCGTGTATGCGCCAAACGTCCTGATTCTCGACGGGCAGATGCAGCCTTCTGCTTTCTTCCCGAGCAGTTACTTCCAGTACCAGAAGCCAGGGATGACCTCCGGCAACCGTCTGGAAAACGTCATGAAGCTGACCCCAATGATGGGCCAGAAACAGATCTATATGCTGGTTTACACCACCAAACGCGATCTGGCGGAAACCACCCGCATGATTAACCCGGCGAAGCTTTACGCCGAAGGGGCAAATAACGCGATCCCTGACGTAGCCGACCCTGTAGCTCGACACAGCGGGCAGGGTACGCTGGCGGTGCAGGTCAAAACCGAACAGAACAGCGGCAACATCATGATCGGCAAGATCTTCGGTGGATCGGATGCCAAACCTGTTGTGGTGGGCAACGTAGCGCCGCCAACGGCCTATTCCGCGCCGGCTGCTGCTCCAGCACCAGCTGCTGCGCCTGCGCCTGCGCCGGCACCGGCAGCGAAGAGCGAGCCGATGCTCAATGATACGGAAAGCTACTTTAACCACGCGATTAAACAGGCAGTGGATAAAGGTGACATCGATAAGGCCCTTAAACTGCTGAATGAAGCCGAGCGCCTGGGATCCACCTCCGCCCGTAAAACTTTTATCAGCAGTGTAAAAGGCAAGGGGTAA
- the psiE gene encoding phosphate-starvation-inducible protein PsiE encodes MPVSPRFAWISTAMQTVLNLGLLALGLILIIFLGKETIHLATVLFTPGEESSSYLFIEGLVVYFLYFEFIALIVKYFQSGYHFPLRYFIYIGITAIVRLIIIDHSSPIDVLIYSGAILLMVITLWLCNSQRLKRE; translated from the coding sequence ATGCCTGTGTCACCGCGTTTTGCCTGGATCTCTACCGCTATGCAGACGGTGCTTAACCTTGGCCTGCTGGCTCTGGGACTGATCCTGATTATCTTTCTCGGCAAAGAAACGATTCATCTGGCTACCGTGCTGTTTACGCCGGGAGAGGAGTCCAGCTCGTATCTGTTTATCGAGGGGCTGGTTGTCTACTTCCTCTACTTCGAGTTTATTGCGCTGATTGTGAAATACTTCCAGTCGGGTTATCACTTCCCGCTGCGCTACTTTATTTACATCGGCATCACCGCGATTGTCCGTCTGATTATCATCGATCACAGTTCGCCGATCGACGTGCTGATTTATTCGGGGGCGATTCTGCTGATGGTGATCACTCTTTGGCTGTGCAACAGCCAGCGCCTGAAGCGGGAATAA
- the malE gene encoding maltose/maltodextrin ABC transporter substrate-binding protein MalE, with amino-acid sequence MKIKTGARILALSALTTMMLSASALAKIEEGKLVIWINGDKGYNGLAEVGKKFEKDTGIKVTIEHPDKLEEKYPQVAATGDGPDIIFWAHDRFGGYAQSGLLAEITPDKAFQDKLYPFTWDAVRYNGKLIAYPIAVEALSLIYNKDLVPNPPKTWEEIPALDKALKAKGKSALMFNLQEPYFTWPLIAADGGYAFKFENGKYDVKDVGVDSAGAKAGLGFLVEMIKNKQMNADTDYSIAEASFNKGETAMTINGPWAWSNIDKSKINYGVTLLPTFKGKPSKPFVGVLSAGINAASPNKELAKEFLENYLLTDQGLAEVNKDKPLGAVALKSFQEQLAKDPRIAATMDNAQKGEIMPNIPQMSAFWYAVRTAVVNAVSGRQTVDAALKDAQGRITK; translated from the coding sequence ATGAAAATTAAAACCGGCGCCCGTATCCTCGCTTTGTCAGCTCTGACAACGATGATGCTTTCCGCCTCTGCACTGGCAAAAATCGAAGAAGGCAAACTGGTCATCTGGATTAACGGCGATAAGGGCTATAACGGCCTGGCCGAAGTCGGTAAGAAGTTTGAGAAAGATACCGGTATTAAAGTCACCATTGAACATCCTGATAAACTTGAAGAAAAATACCCTCAGGTGGCGGCGACCGGCGACGGCCCGGACATTATCTTCTGGGCTCATGACCGCTTTGGCGGCTACGCGCAGTCCGGCCTGCTGGCCGAAATCACCCCAGATAAAGCTTTCCAGGACAAACTCTATCCCTTCACATGGGACGCGGTTCGCTATAACGGCAAGTTGATCGCTTACCCGATTGCGGTCGAGGCGCTGTCGCTGATTTATAACAAAGACCTGGTGCCAAACCCGCCGAAAACCTGGGAGGAGATCCCAGCCCTGGATAAAGCGCTGAAGGCGAAAGGTAAGAGCGCGCTGATGTTCAACCTGCAGGAGCCGTACTTCACCTGGCCGCTGATTGCCGCGGACGGCGGCTATGCCTTCAAGTTTGAAAACGGCAAATATGATGTGAAAGATGTGGGCGTAGACAGCGCGGGGGCTAAAGCAGGCCTTGGCTTCCTGGTCGAGATGATCAAGAACAAGCAGATGAACGCCGACACCGACTACTCCATCGCTGAAGCCTCGTTCAACAAGGGCGAAACGGCGATGACGATTAACGGTCCCTGGGCCTGGTCCAATATCGACAAGAGCAAAATTAACTACGGCGTGACGCTGCTGCCCACCTTTAAAGGCAAGCCGTCTAAACCGTTCGTTGGCGTATTAAGCGCCGGGATCAACGCAGCCAGCCCGAATAAAGAGCTGGCGAAAGAGTTCCTTGAAAATTACCTGTTGACCGACCAGGGCCTGGCGGAAGTCAACAAGGACAAACCACTCGGTGCCGTGGCGCTGAAATCCTTCCAGGAACAGCTGGCGAAGGATCCGCGTATTGCTGCCACCATGGATAACGCCCAAAAAGGCGAGATCATGCCGAATATTCCTCAGATGTCTGCCTTCTGGTATGCCGTACGCACCGCGGTTGTTAACGCCGTTAGCGGCCGCCAGACCGTTGATGCCGCGCTGAAGGATGCTCAGGGACGTATCACTAAGTAA
- the ubiC gene encoding chorismate lyase — protein MSDALSPLRALNFYTEVPQGLSSAYLDWLLLEDSMTKRFEQHCSKVTVRIVREGFFPASSDMPEAGLLPASERYWLREIILCGDDEPWLLGRTVVPEITLDGPELALQKLGSTPLGRYLFSSSTLTRDYIQIGRSAELWGRRSRLRLSGKPLLLTELFLPASPLYKEEE, from the coding sequence ATGTCCGACGCGCTTTCGCCGTTGCGCGCCCTGAATTTCTATACAGAGGTCCCGCAAGGGCTTAGCTCCGCTTATCTTGACTGGCTCTTGCTGGAAGATTCGATGACTAAACGTTTCGAGCAGCACTGCAGCAAAGTCACCGTCCGCATTGTGCGCGAAGGTTTTTTCCCGGCGAGCAGCGATATGCCTGAAGCCGGGTTATTGCCTGCCTCTGAGCGCTACTGGCTGCGGGAAATCATTCTTTGTGGTGATGACGAGCCCTGGCTGCTTGGGCGCACCGTTGTGCCTGAAATTACGCTCGACGGGCCCGAGCTGGCGCTGCAGAAGCTCGGCAGTACCCCGCTTGGCCGCTATTTGTTTAGCTCATCCACCCTGACGCGCGACTATATTCAGATTGGCCGTAGCGCCGAACTGTGGGGACGCCGTTCCCGGCTGAGACTCTCCGGCAAACCGCTGTTGCTGACCGAGCTATTTCTGCCGGCGTCTCCGCTGTACAAAGAGGAAGAATAA
- the plsB gene encoding glycerol-3-phosphate 1-O-acyltransferase PlsB produces the protein MSGWPRIYYKLLNLPLSVLVKSNSIPADPQTELGLDPSRPIMYVLPYNSKADLLTLRAQCLAHDLPDPLDPLEIDGVLLPRYVFIHGGPRVFTYYTPKEESVKLFHDYLDLHRSNPNLDVQMVPVSVMFGRSPGREKGEINPPLRTLNGVQKFFAVSWLGRDSFVRFSPPVSLRRMATEHGTDKIIAQKLARVARTHFARQRLAAVGPRLPVRQDLFNKLLASKAIARAVEDEARSKKISHEKAQQNAVALMEEIAANFSYEAVRLTDRVLGLTWNRLYQGINVHNAERVRQLAHDGHEIVYVPCHRSHMDYLLLSYVLYHQGLVPPHIAAGINLNFWPAGPIFRRLGAFFIRRTFKGNKLYSTVFREYLGELFSRGYSVEYFVEGGRSRTGRLLDPKTGTLSMTIQAMLRGGTRPITLVPIYIGYEHVMEVGTYAKELRGATKEKESFVQMIRGLSKLRNLGQGYVNFGEPLPLMAYLNQHVPEWKDSIDPIEAIRPAWLTPTVNDIAADLMVRINNAGAANAMNLCCTALLASRQRSLTREQLTEQLDCYLNLLRNVPYSPDATAPAVSADALIDHALQMNKFELEKDTIGDIIILPREQAVLMTYYRNNIMHMLVLPSLMAAIITQHRQISRAELLRQIEVVYPMLKAELFLRWEKTELGREIDALIAEMERQGLVMVADDEVQINPNRSRTLQLLAAGVRETIQRYAITFWQLSANPAINRGTLERESRTVAQRLSVLHGINAPEFFDKAVFTSLVLTLRDEGYISDTGDADATETIKVYQMLADLVTSDIRLTIESSASQDAAS, from the coding sequence ATGTCAGGCTGGCCAAGAATTTACTACAAATTACTGAATTTACCATTAAGCGTTCTGGTAAAGAGCAACTCTATTCCGGCGGATCCGCAAACCGAGCTCGGTCTGGATCCTTCACGCCCGATTATGTACGTTCTGCCCTACAACTCTAAGGCAGACTTACTGACGTTGCGTGCCCAGTGTCTGGCGCATGACCTGCCCGACCCGCTGGACCCCTTAGAAATTGACGGCGTACTGCTGCCGCGCTACGTGTTTATCCACGGCGGCCCGCGCGTCTTTACCTACTACACGCCAAAAGAAGAGTCGGTAAAACTTTTCCACGACTATCTGGATCTGCATCGCAGCAACCCAAACCTCGATGTGCAGATGGTGCCGGTTTCCGTGATGTTCGGCCGCTCACCGGGGCGCGAGAAAGGGGAAATCAATCCGCCTTTACGCACCCTGAACGGCGTGCAGAAGTTCTTTGCGGTTTCATGGCTGGGCCGCGATAGCTTTGTCCGTTTTTCCCCGCCGGTTTCCCTGCGCCGTATGGCGACCGAGCACGGCACCGACAAAATTATCGCCCAAAAACTGGCTCGCGTCGCGCGCACCCATTTTGCTCGCCAGCGTCTGGCCGCAGTGGGCCCACGTCTGCCGGTTCGTCAGGATCTCTTCAACAAGCTGCTGGCGTCAAAAGCGATTGCCCGCGCGGTAGAAGATGAAGCCCGCAGCAAGAAAATTTCTCACGAAAAAGCCCAGCAGAACGCCGTCGCTTTGATGGAAGAGATTGCGGCCAACTTCTCCTATGAAGCCGTACGTTTGACGGACCGGGTGTTAGGCTTAACCTGGAACCGCCTCTATCAGGGCATTAACGTGCATAATGCCGAGCGCGTGCGCCAGCTTGCTCACGACGGCCACGAAATTGTCTATGTGCCCTGCCACCGCAGCCATATGGACTACCTGCTGCTCTCCTACGTGCTCTATCACCAGGGGCTGGTACCGCCGCATATCGCCGCCGGGATTAACCTGAACTTCTGGCCGGCAGGCCCGATTTTCCGCCGCCTGGGCGCGTTCTTTATTCGCCGTACCTTCAAGGGCAACAAGCTTTACTCTACGGTGTTCCGCGAGTACCTCGGCGAACTTTTCAGCCGTGGCTATTCCGTTGAGTACTTTGTCGAGGGTGGCCGCTCCCGTACCGGCCGCCTGCTGGATCCAAAAACCGGCACGCTGTCGATGACGATTCAGGCCATGCTGCGCGGCGGTACCCGTCCTATTACCCTGGTGCCGATTTACATCGGCTACGAGCACGTCATGGAAGTGGGCACCTACGCGAAGGAGCTGCGCGGTGCGACCAAAGAGAAAGAGAGCTTCGTGCAGATGATTCGCGGCCTGAGCAAGCTGCGTAATTTGGGCCAGGGCTACGTTAACTTCGGTGAACCGCTGCCGCTGATGGCCTACCTGAACCAGCATGTGCCGGAGTGGAAAGATTCTATCGATCCTATCGAGGCAATTCGCCCGGCCTGGCTGACGCCAACGGTGAACGATATCGCCGCCGATCTGATGGTGCGAATCAACAACGCAGGGGCGGCGAACGCCATGAACCTGTGCTGTACCGCGCTGCTTGCTTCACGCCAGCGTTCGTTGACCCGTGAGCAGCTCACGGAACAGCTCGACTGCTACCTGAACCTGCTGCGCAACGTCCCCTACTCGCCGGACGCCACCGCACCGGCCGTCTCCGCAGATGCGCTGATCGACCACGCGCTGCAGATGAATAAGTTCGAGCTGGAGAAAGACACCATCGGTGACATCATCATTCTGCCGCGCGAGCAGGCCGTGCTGATGACCTACTACCGCAACAACATCATGCATATGCTGGTGCTGCCGTCGCTGATGGCCGCTATTATCACCCAGCATCGCCAAATTTCGCGCGCCGAGCTGCTGCGTCAGATAGAAGTGGTTTATCCGATGCTGAAGGCGGAACTGTTCCTGCGCTGGGAAAAAACCGAGCTGGGCCGTGAGATTGATGCGCTGATCGCGGAGATGGAGCGTCAGGGTCTGGTGATGGTGGCCGACGATGAAGTGCAGATCAACCCTAACCGCTCGCGCACCCTGCAGCTGCTGGCGGCGGGCGTTCGCGAAACTATTCAGCGTTATGCCATTACCTTCTGGCAGCTGAGCGCCAACCCGGCGATCAACCGCGGGACGCTGGAGCGCGAAAGCCGCACGGTGGCGCAGCGCCTTTCCGTGCTGCACGGCATCAACGCCCCTGAGTTCTTTGATAAAGCCGTCTTCACCTCGCTGGTCCTCACCCTGCGCGATGAGGGCTACATCAGCGATACCGGAGATGCAGACGCGACCGAAACCATCAAGGTTTACCAGATGCTGGCAGACCTGGTGACCTCGGACATACGTCTGACCATCGAGAGCTCGGCCTCGCAGGACGCAGCCTCTTAA
- the malF gene encoding maltose ABC transporter permease MalF — MDAVKKGRWWQNEGVKWSVIGALALLVGYLVVLMYARGEYLFAMMTLILSSLGLYIFANRRAYAWRYVYPGMAGMGLFVLFPLVCTIAIAFTNYSSTNQLTFERAQQVLMDRQYQAGKTFNFGLYPNGNEWTLALTDGESGKNYVSDKFALGSEQKIQLKETDALPEGERGNLRVITQNRQTLSQITAVLPDESRVVMSSLRQFSGTRPLYTLAENGDLTNNQTSVKYAPNDHIGYYESVNADGSWAGERLSPGYTVTIGWKNFLRVFHDDGIQKPFLAIFVWTVIFSVLTVILTVAVGMVLACVVQWESLKGKAAYRLLLILPYAVPSFISILIFKGLFNQSFGEINMMLSALFGIKPAWFSDPTTARAMIIIVNTWLGYPYMMILCMGLLKAIPDDLYEASAMDGAGPFQNFFKITLPLLIKPLTPLMIASFAFNFNNFVLIQLLTNGGPDRLGTTTPAGYTDLLVSYTYRIAFEGGGGQDFGLAAAIATLIFLLVGALAIVNLKATRMKFD, encoded by the coding sequence ATGGATGCAGTTAAAAAGGGCCGCTGGTGGCAAAACGAGGGAGTGAAGTGGTCAGTCATCGGCGCATTGGCCCTGCTGGTTGGCTATCTGGTGGTTTTAATGTACGCCCGGGGGGAGTACCTGTTCGCCATGATGACGCTGATTTTAAGCTCGCTTGGCCTCTATATTTTTGCCAACCGCAGGGCCTATGCCTGGCGCTATGTTTATCCTGGCATGGCCGGTATGGGGCTGTTCGTCCTGTTCCCGCTGGTTTGTACTATCGCCATCGCCTTTACCAACTACAGCAGCACCAATCAGCTGACGTTTGAACGTGCGCAGCAGGTGCTGATGGACCGCCAGTACCAGGCGGGCAAAACGTTTAATTTTGGCCTCTACCCGAACGGCAACGAATGGACGCTGGCGCTCACCGACGGGGAGAGCGGTAAAAACTATGTTTCGGACAAGTTCGCCCTGGGTAGTGAACAAAAAATCCAGCTGAAAGAAACAGATGCGCTGCCGGAAGGCGAGCGCGGTAATTTGCGCGTAATCACCCAGAATCGCCAGACGCTTAGCCAGATAACCGCCGTCCTGCCGGATGAGAGCAGGGTCGTAATGAGCTCCCTGCGCCAGTTCTCAGGCACCCGCCCGCTCTATACGCTGGCGGAAAACGGTGACCTGACCAATAACCAGACCAGCGTGAAATACGCCCCAAACGACCATATCGGCTATTACGAGTCGGTGAACGCCGACGGCAGCTGGGCAGGCGAACGGCTAAGCCCGGGCTACACCGTGACCATCGGCTGGAAAAACTTCCTCCGTGTCTTCCATGATGACGGGATCCAAAAGCCGTTTCTGGCCATCTTCGTCTGGACGGTAATTTTCTCCGTGCTCACGGTGATCCTCACCGTTGCGGTGGGAATGGTGCTGGCCTGCGTGGTGCAGTGGGAGTCATTGAAAGGCAAGGCGGCCTATCGCCTGCTGCTGATCCTGCCCTACGCCGTGCCTTCGTTTATTTCGATACTGATTTTCAAAGGCTTATTCAACCAGAGCTTCGGTGAAATCAACATGATGCTGAGCGCGCTGTTCGGTATTAAACCCGCCTGGTTTAGCGACCCGACAACCGCCCGCGCGATGATTATTATCGTCAATACCTGGCTGGGCTATCCGTACATGATGATCCTGTGCATGGGGCTGCTAAAGGCCATTCCTGACGACCTTTATGAAGCCTCGGCAATGGACGGCGCAGGCCCGTTCCAGAACTTCTTTAAAATCACGCTGCCGCTGCTGATTAAGCCGCTCACGCCGCTGATGATTGCCAGCTTTGCCTTTAACTTTAATAACTTCGTGCTGATTCAGCTGTTAACCAACGGCGGCCCGGATCGTCTGGGAACGACCACGCCGGCCGGCTATACCGACCTGCTGGTAAGCTACACCTACCGCATCGCCTTTGAAGGCGGCGGCGGCCAGGACTTTGGCCTCGCAGCAGCTATCGCAACGCTGATCTTCCTGCTGGTGGGCGCGCTGGCGATTGTGAACCTGAAAGCCACCCGCATGAAGTTTGATTGA
- the malK gene encoding maltose/maltodextrin ABC transporter ATP-binding protein MalK, translated as MASVQLRNVTKAWGDVVVSKDINLDINEGEFVVFVGPSGCGKSTLLRMIAGLETITSGELLIGEKRMNDIPPAERGVGMVFQSYALYPHLSVAENMSFGLKLAGAKKDDINRRVNQVSETLQLAHLLERRPKALSGGQRQRVAIGRTLVAEPRVFLLDEPLSNLDAALRVQMRIEISRLHKRLGRTMIYVTHDQIEAMTLADKIVVLDAGRVAQVGKPLELYHYPADRFVAGFIGSPKMNFLPVKVTATAIDQVQVELPNRQHVWLPVESRSVQVGANMSLGIRPEHLLPSDIADVTLEGEVQVVEQLGHETQIHIQIPAIRQNLVYRQNDVVLVKEGATFAIGLPPERCHLFREDGTACRRLHQEPGV; from the coding sequence ATGGCAAGCGTACAGCTGCGGAACGTAACAAAAGCCTGGGGTGACGTGGTGGTGTCGAAAGACATCAATCTCGACATCAATGAAGGAGAGTTCGTGGTGTTTGTCGGACCTTCAGGCTGCGGTAAGTCAACGCTGCTGCGCATGATCGCGGGCCTGGAAACCATCACCAGCGGCGAACTGCTGATCGGCGAAAAGCGCATGAACGACATTCCACCCGCTGAACGCGGCGTGGGCATGGTGTTTCAGTCCTATGCCCTCTACCCCCATCTCTCCGTCGCGGAAAACATGTCCTTTGGCCTGAAGCTCGCCGGGGCAAAAAAAGACGATATCAACCGGCGCGTCAACCAGGTTTCCGAAACCCTGCAGCTCGCGCACCTGCTGGAAAGGCGCCCGAAGGCGCTGTCCGGCGGCCAACGCCAGCGTGTGGCGATTGGTCGTACCCTGGTGGCAGAGCCCCGCGTATTCCTGCTGGATGAACCGCTTTCAAACCTCGATGCGGCGCTGCGCGTACAGATGCGTATCGAAATATCCCGTCTGCATAAGCGACTGGGCCGCACGATGATTTACGTGACCCATGACCAGATTGAGGCGATGACCCTGGCCGACAAAATCGTCGTGCTGGACGCCGGACGCGTCGCGCAAGTAGGGAAGCCGTTAGAGCTGTATCACTACCCGGCAGACCGCTTTGTGGCGGGCTTTATCGGGTCGCCAAAAATGAATTTCCTGCCGGTAAAAGTGACCGCGACGGCCATTGACCAGGTGCAGGTGGAATTGCCTAACCGTCAGCACGTCTGGCTGCCGGTGGAAAGCCGCAGCGTTCAGGTGGGGGCCAATATGTCACTTGGCATCCGCCCGGAACACCTGCTGCCGAGCGACATTGCTGATGTCACCCTCGAAGGGGAAGTGCAGGTCGTTGAGCAGTTGGGACACGAGACTCAGATTCACATCCAAATCCCCGCCATTCGTCAGAACCTGGTCTACCGCCAGAATGACGTGGTGTTGGTAAAAGAGGGTGCCACATTCGCTATTGGCCTGCCGCCAGAGCGCTGCCATCTGTTCCGAGAAGATGGCACCGCATGTCGTCGGTTGCATCAAGAGCCCGGCGTTTAA
- the ubiA gene encoding 4-hydroxybenzoate octaprenyltransferase, with translation MEWSLNQGKLLAYHRLMRTDKPIGALLLLWPTLWALWVATPGLPSLMNLIVFIAGVWLMRAAGCVVNDYADRKFDGHVKRTAHRPLPSGAVSEKEAKILFVVLVGLAFLLVLTLNTMTILLSIAGLALAWVYPFMKRYTHLPQVVLGAAFGWSIPMAFAAASESVPLSCWLMFLANICWTVAYDTQYAMVDRDDDLKIGIKSTAILFGRNDKLIIGLLQIATMVLMGIVGWLNGLGGAFYWSVLLAGGLFLHQQKLIAKREREGCFKAFMNNNYVGLVLFLGLALSYLHF, from the coding sequence ATGGAGTGGAGTCTTAACCAGGGAAAACTTCTGGCCTACCACCGGTTAATGCGTACCGATAAGCCCATTGGTGCGCTGCTGCTGCTGTGGCCAACGCTGTGGGCGCTGTGGGTAGCGACACCGGGTTTGCCCTCGCTGATGAACCTGATTGTCTTTATTGCCGGCGTCTGGCTGATGCGCGCGGCGGGCTGCGTAGTGAATGATTACGCTGACCGTAAGTTTGACGGCCATGTTAAGCGCACCGCGCACCGCCCGCTTCCCAGCGGGGCGGTTTCTGAGAAAGAAGCGAAGATCCTGTTTGTTGTGCTGGTGGGACTGGCTTTTCTGCTGGTGCTCACGCTCAACACCATGACTATCCTGCTGTCGATAGCGGGGCTGGCGCTGGCGTGGGTCTATCCGTTTATGAAGCGCTACACCCATTTGCCCCAGGTGGTGCTGGGGGCGGCATTTGGCTGGTCCATTCCTATGGCGTTTGCGGCGGCAAGCGAATCGGTACCGCTAAGCTGCTGGCTGATGTTCCTCGCCAATATTTGCTGGACGGTAGCGTACGACACGCAGTATGCGATGGTTGACCGTGATGACGATCTGAAAATTGGTATTAAATCGACGGCGATCCTCTTTGGCCGCAACGATAAGCTGATTATTGGCCTGCTGCAAATCGCCACCATGGTGCTGATGGGCATTGTTGGCTGGCTAAACGGGCTTGGCGGCGCGTTCTACTGGTCTGTCTTGCTGGCGGGTGGGCTGTTCCTGCACCAGCAAAAACTGATTGCTAAACGCGAGCGGGAAGGCTGTTTTAAAGCCTTTATGAACAATAACTATGTCGGCCTGGTGCTGTTTCTTGGCCTGGCGTTGAGCTATCTTCATTTCTGA
- a CDS encoding maltoporin translates to MMITLRKLPLAVAVIAGIVSAQAGAVDFKGYARSGIGWTGSGGEQQCFKATGAGSKYRLGNECETYAEVELGQQVWQEGEKSFYVDTMIGYATSQLNDVEDTDGGPRVRQMNVVGKNLFDALPGANIWAGKRYYKRHDVHMIDFYYWDISGPGGGIEDIDLGFGKLSLAATRNGESGGSQAFVDGETKNKDLANDIFDVRLGQMQVNPGGSLELGFDYGRANNTKHFDSVDQDATSNGWLGTVEHTQTFLGTSLNKFVVQYGTNAMAQTNGTGRPDTSRNNDGKMLRVIDHGAIDFNDTWGLMYVGMYQDINRDDSNGTKWWTVGVRPMYKWTPIMSTLLEVGYDNVKSQLTDKSNNQYKITLAQQWQAGNSIWSRPAIRVFATYAKWDEKWGYSSGNLGDANYVADAPSGTAFSDTSARTFSRGDDSEVTFGIQMEAWW, encoded by the coding sequence ATGATGATTACTCTGCGCAAACTCCCACTGGCGGTTGCCGTTATTGCAGGCATCGTGTCTGCACAGGCCGGCGCCGTTGACTTCAAGGGTTATGCACGTTCTGGTATTGGCTGGACAGGCAGCGGCGGCGAGCAGCAGTGTTTTAAAGCAACAGGCGCCGGCTCTAAATACCGTCTGGGTAACGAATGTGAAACCTATGCTGAAGTGGAGTTAGGTCAGCAAGTTTGGCAGGAAGGTGAAAAAAGCTTCTACGTTGACACCATGATCGGCTATGCCACCAGCCAGCTGAACGACGTGGAAGACACCGACGGCGGTCCGCGCGTGCGCCAGATGAACGTGGTAGGTAAAAACCTGTTCGACGCGCTGCCAGGGGCCAACATTTGGGCAGGTAAACGTTACTACAAACGTCACGACGTCCATATGATCGACTTCTACTACTGGGATATTTCAGGTCCTGGCGGCGGTATCGAAGACATCGATCTGGGCTTTGGTAAACTCTCTCTTGCTGCCACCCGTAACGGCGAATCCGGGGGCTCTCAGGCCTTTGTTGACGGTGAAACCAAAAATAAAGACCTGGCGAACGATATCTTTGACGTGCGCCTGGGCCAGATGCAGGTTAACCCAGGCGGCTCGCTGGAGCTGGGCTTTGACTACGGCCGCGCCAACAACACCAAACACTTCGATTCTGTCGATCAGGATGCCACCTCCAATGGTTGGCTGGGCACCGTTGAGCACACTCAGACTTTCCTTGGCACCAGCCTGAACAAATTTGTGGTGCAGTACGGTACTAACGCGATGGCGCAAACCAACGGTACCGGTCGCCCTGATACTTCCAGAAATAACGACGGCAAAATGCTGCGTGTGATCGACCACGGTGCTATCGATTTCAACGACACCTGGGGCCTGATGTACGTAGGTATGTACCAGGATATCAACCGCGATGATAGCAACGGCACCAAGTGGTGGACCGTGGGCGTTCGTCCTATGTACAAATGGACGCCAATCATGAGCACCTTGCTGGAAGTGGGCTACGACAACGTGAAGTCTCAGCTGACTGACAAGAGCAACAACCAGTACAAAATTACCCTTGCGCAGCAGTGGCAGGCGGGGAACAGCATCTGGTCTCGCCCGGCTATCCGCGTCTTCGCGACCTACGCCAAGTGGGATGAGAAGTGGGGCTACTCTTCCGGTAACCTGGGTGACGCCAACTACGTTGCAGACGCGCCGTCCGGTACTGCTTTCAGCGATACCAGCGCTCGCACCTTCAGCCGTGGTGACGACAGTGAAGTGACCTTCGGTATTCAGATGGAAGCCTGGTGGTAA